The Methylomusa anaerophila genome has a segment encoding these proteins:
- a CDS encoding sensor histidine kinase gives MKLAEAARETALLVESDRLRTALLNSISHELRTPLSGIIGSVSTLMEAGDLYNEQTRRELLETIQEGAVRMERVVANLLDTARLESGMLQLKTDWCDIEDIVGAALRRIGDMAHQLTVEIPNDLDLIRADCILLEQVLVNLVDNAIKYSPPASAIAITAAQENGSMQVSVLDNGPGIPSEDLSRIFDKFYRIRQPKQMSGTGLGLSICKGIIEAHGGRIWAQNRSGGGTAFHFIIPVRGDGAIIPPKAGRLI, from the coding sequence GTGAAGCTGGCGGAAGCAGCCCGGGAAACAGCCCTGTTAGTAGAATCCGATCGTTTGCGCACCGCTCTTCTCAATTCCATTTCCCACGAACTCCGGACACCCCTGTCGGGCATTATTGGTTCGGTATCCACTTTGATGGAAGCAGGCGATCTGTACAACGAACAAACCCGGCGCGAACTATTGGAAACCATCCAGGAAGGGGCGGTCCGCATGGAGCGCGTCGTGGCCAATCTTTTGGACACTGCCCGCCTGGAAAGCGGCATGCTGCAACTTAAGACCGATTGGTGTGATATTGAAGATATTGTAGGCGCAGCCCTGCGTCGAATCGGTGATATGGCTCATCAACTCACTGTGGAGATACCTAATGACTTGGACCTGATCCGTGCCGACTGTATATTATTAGAGCAGGTGCTGGTTAATCTGGTGGACAACGCCATAAAGTATTCGCCACCCGCCAGCGCCATTGCTATTACTGCCGCTCAGGAAAACGGGAGTATGCAGGTGTCTGTTCTGGATAACGGCCCTGGCATTCCCAGTGAAGATTTATCCCGCATTTTTGATAAGTTTTATCGTATTCGCCAGCCAAAGCAAATGAGCGGTACCGGCTTGGGCTTATCTATTTGTAAAGGCATTATTGAAGCTCATGGCGGACGGATTTGGGCACAAAACCGTTCCGGTGGCGGAACGGCATTTCACTTTATCATCCCCGTCCGGGGAGACGGGGCGATTATTCCTCCAAAGGCAGGGAGACTGATATGA
- a CDS encoding response regulator — protein sequence MNEKGLRMLVIDDEQQIRKLLNVSLSAHGYQVHAAVTGQEGINWAAVHKPDLIIVDLGLPDMDGKNVIKKIREWSQVPIIILTARDQEQEKIEALDAGADDYVTKPFGMGELMARMRVSLRRAATAENDPVLSCGGLVIDLVQRRVTVEGREIKLTPTEYEIIKIMAQHAGRVLTHKQLLKAVWGNTYNEDTHYIRVYVGQLRRKIEQDPARPQYIITESGVGYRLMGQ from the coding sequence ATGAATGAAAAAGGACTCCGGATGCTGGTGATTGACGATGAGCAGCAAATTCGAAAACTCTTAAACGTTTCGTTAAGTGCCCACGGTTACCAAGTTCACGCAGCGGTGACAGGTCAGGAAGGAATCAACTGGGCAGCCGTCCATAAACCTGATCTAATTATCGTAGACCTCGGACTACCTGATATGGACGGAAAAAACGTGATCAAAAAAATACGTGAATGGTCACAGGTCCCTATTATTATTTTAACTGCCCGCGATCAGGAGCAGGAAAAAATCGAAGCTCTTGACGCCGGCGCCGACGACTATGTCACTAAACCTTTCGGTATGGGCGAACTCATGGCTCGCATGCGCGTATCCCTGCGCCGGGCGGCTACCGCCGAGAACGATCCAGTATTATCCTGCGGCGGCCTTGTCATAGATCTGGTACAGCGCCGTGTAACTGTAGAAGGGAGGGAGATAAAGCTGACTCCCACTGAATATGAAATTATTAAAATCATGGCTCAACATGCAGGCAGGGTACTGACCCACAAACAGCTCCTAAAAGCTGTGTGGGGCAACACTTATAATGAAGATACCCACTATATCCGGGTGTATGTAGGGCAATTACGGCGGAAAATTGAACAGGACCCTGCTCGCCCGCAATATATTATTACCGAATCCGGAGTGGGCTACCGGCTTATGGGGCAGTAG
- a CDS encoding P-II family nitrogen regulator encodes MRKVEAIIRPHKLNEIKDGLSRLGIRGMTVSEVFGYGLQKGHIGIYRGKQYNINILPKVKIEIVALAADVDDIIDIIIKKGQTGEIGDGKIFVLPVEQVYRIRTGESGKAAL; translated from the coding sequence TTGCGAAAAGTTGAGGCAATCATTCGGCCGCATAAATTAAATGAGATAAAAGATGGTTTGTCCAGGTTAGGTATCAGAGGGATGACGGTTTCCGAAGTATTTGGCTATGGTCTGCAAAAAGGGCATATCGGTATATACCGGGGAAAGCAGTATAACATAAACATATTACCAAAAGTAAAAATTGAAATAGTAGCCTTGGCTGCCGATGTGGACGATATTATTGATATTATTATAAAAAAAGGGCAAACCGGTGAAATTGGTGACGGCAAAATATTCGTTTTACCGGTTGAGCAGGTCTACCGTATCCGCACAGGAGAATCCGGGAAAGCGGCCTTATAA
- a CDS encoding ammonium transporter, which yields MELSIHSLASGIDTVWVLLCAALVFLMEGGFAALEAGFIRSKNSLNIIMKVIMDCTVGMIGYFAFGFAFMYGLDKAGFIGFSGFFLNGDMTHLGLKIPVYAYWLFQAAFAIAMATIVSGAVAERMKFAPYIVFSFLATVIIYPVAGHWVWSGDGWLNKLGMMDFAGSAVVHSLGGWASLAAVYVLGPRTGKFAKDGSVNVIPGHNLPLAALGAFFLWFGWFGFNPGSTLSGLDMNIARIAVNTNIAAAAGGTMAALYTAFRYGKADPSMTINGALGGLVAITAGCAFVEPVSALIIGGIAGVLIVFAVAFFDSVRADDPVGAIAVHGVCGTFGTIAVGIFAENGGLLYGGGVGLLGVQALGVIAVSVWGFAATYGLFSLLKAIVGIRVAVEEEIEGLDISEHGITAYNDLEYNPMPTLGHTVNTAGTVMTVENRLAE from the coding sequence ATGGAATTGTCCATACACTCGTTGGCGTCGGGAATTGACACAGTTTGGGTTCTATTGTGCGCGGCATTGGTCTTTTTGATGGAGGGCGGCTTTGCAGCCTTGGAAGCCGGTTTTATCCGCAGTAAAAATTCATTGAACATTATTATGAAAGTAATAATGGACTGCACGGTTGGAATGATTGGCTATTTTGCATTTGGTTTTGCTTTTATGTATGGTCTCGATAAAGCTGGATTCATTGGATTTTCCGGATTCTTTCTTAATGGGGACATGACTCACCTGGGGTTAAAAATACCGGTCTATGCTTACTGGCTATTCCAAGCCGCCTTTGCAATAGCTATGGCCACCATCGTATCAGGCGCCGTTGCTGAGCGAATGAAATTTGCTCCCTACATAGTCTTTTCTTTCCTGGCTACGGTTATTATCTACCCGGTTGCCGGACACTGGGTATGGAGTGGTGATGGCTGGCTGAATAAGTTGGGGATGATGGATTTTGCCGGTTCTGCGGTGGTGCATTCTTTAGGTGGTTGGGCTTCGCTTGCTGCTGTTTATGTGCTAGGGCCCAGAACCGGGAAATTTGCCAAAGATGGTTCGGTGAACGTCATTCCTGGTCATAACTTGCCGCTTGCCGCTCTTGGCGCGTTTTTCCTGTGGTTTGGCTGGTTTGGATTTAATCCTGGAAGCACATTGTCGGGCCTTGATATGAATATTGCCCGGATTGCTGTGAACACCAACATTGCCGCCGCCGCCGGTGGCACGATGGCGGCTCTGTATACCGCGTTCCGATATGGCAAGGCCGATCCCAGTATGACAATAAACGGTGCTCTGGGCGGTCTTGTGGCCATAACTGCCGGCTGTGCGTTTGTGGAGCCTGTCAGTGCTTTAATTATTGGTGGTATTGCCGGTGTACTTATTGTTTTTGCTGTGGCATTTTTTGACTCCGTTCGGGCTGATGACCCGGTTGGTGCGATTGCAGTCCATGGAGTCTGCGGAACCTTTGGCACCATTGCCGTCGGAATTTTTGCCGAAAACGGCGGGCTGCTTTACGGCGGCGGAGTAGGATTGCTTGGGGTACAAGCCCTTGGGGTGATAGCTGTATCAGTATGGGGATTTGCTGCTACCTACGGATTGTTTAGCTTATTGAAAGCAATCGTCGGGATCAGGGTAGCGGTGGAAGAGGAAATTGAAGGATTAGATATTAGCGAACACGGTATAACGGCCTATAATGATCTGGAATACAACCCAATGCCGACATTAGGGCATACAGTCAATACCGCCGGTACGGTTATGACCGTAGAAAATCGGCTTGCTGAATAG
- a CDS encoding C40 family peptidase, which yields MIKNVRMFIVLMAFLGIVFLAYIPAYAAERVYSIGDEGLVVAQIQLKLNQFGYSKRVINGKFDKDMSKAIKEFQKKNNLQQTGVVDKVTYKILFDTDMPEIKAPQQQKAIPAKSTGVTKTASKYLGTPYRFGGAGPGGFDCSGFVMYVFDKNGKKLPRTADVQFTVGRKIDRVGLTPGDLVFFTTYAPGASHVGIYYGDGKFIHASSSRGVMISKLDESYWKARYLGAKRVL from the coding sequence ATGATAAAAAACGTCAGGATGTTTATTGTGCTCATGGCTTTTTTGGGTATAGTATTTTTAGCCTATATTCCGGCCTACGCGGCCGAGCGGGTGTATTCAATAGGGGACGAGGGACTGGTAGTGGCGCAAATCCAGCTAAAATTAAATCAATTTGGTTATTCCAAGCGAGTGATTAACGGCAAATTTGATAAGGATATGTCCAAAGCAATAAAAGAATTTCAAAAAAAGAACAATTTACAGCAGACCGGTGTTGTGGATAAAGTTACTTATAAAATTTTGTTTGATACCGACATGCCGGAAATCAAGGCGCCACAGCAGCAAAAAGCCATACCGGCGAAAAGTACCGGCGTTACCAAGACAGCATCTAAATATCTCGGTACTCCCTACCGGTTTGGCGGAGCCGGTCCGGGAGGATTTGACTGCTCCGGCTTTGTTATGTATGTATTTGATAAGAACGGCAAAAAACTGCCGCGTACGGCAGATGTCCAGTTTACTGTTGGGCGCAAAATAGACCGGGTGGGTCTGACGCCGGGAGACCTGGTATTTTTCACAACTTATGCTCCGGGAGCTTCGCATGTGGGTATTTATTATGGTGACGGAAAGTTTATTCATGCCTCCTCCAGCCGGGGTGTGATGATCAGCAAGCTGGATGAAAGCTACTGGAAGGCACGATACTTAGGCGCAAAACGGGTTTTGTAG
- a CDS encoding YhcH/YjgK/YiaL family protein codes for MIVGHISNIEKEAPAFHPAIVMGLKFLANADFGALSPGRYTIDGDDMYVNIDHYQTEPKEIRRPEAHQKYIDIQYLIAGEEIIGVSLLASKYPVMEDKLATSDVIFYQSVDDEADVIMTQGMYAVLFPWDVHRPCCNRLASRPVRKAVVKIRTGLLTE; via the coding sequence ATGATTGTGGGGCACATTTCGAATATAGAGAAAGAAGCTCCGGCTTTTCATCCGGCGATTGTTATGGGGCTGAAGTTTCTTGCCAACGCCGATTTCGGTGCGCTGTCTCCCGGACGGTATACTATTGACGGTGATGATATGTATGTTAATATTGATCACTATCAAACTGAGCCGAAGGAAATTCGCCGGCCGGAAGCTCATCAAAAGTATATTGATATCCAGTACCTGATTGCGGGAGAAGAGATAATTGGTGTAAGCCTTTTAGCGAGTAAGTATCCGGTAATGGAAGATAAGCTGGCGACAAGTGATGTAATTTTTTACCAATCGGTGGACGATGAAGCGGATGTAATTATGACCCAGGGGATGTACGCTGTTTTATTTCCGTGGGATGTCCACCGCCCTTGCTGCAATCGGCTTGCCAGCAGGCCGGTGCGCAAAGCTGTGGTTAAAATAAGGACCGGGCTGTTAACAGAGTGA
- the purE gene encoding 5-(carboxyamino)imidazole ribonucleotide mutase — MKVAIIMGSDSDWPLLEPAVKQLADLGIKNEILVASAHRTPGKVHDFAAGARERGVKVIIAAAGAAAHLAGVVASFTTLPVIGVPINSTSLGGIDALLSVAQMPAGIPVATMAINGAKNAALFAAQVLALENPALAEKLTAHREEMAREVEMKAARLLEKIGK, encoded by the coding sequence GTGAAAGTTGCAATTATTATGGGAAGTGATTCCGACTGGCCGCTGCTTGAACCAGCAGTGAAGCAATTGGCTGATTTGGGTATTAAAAATGAGATTTTAGTGGCATCTGCTCACCGGACTCCGGGAAAGGTTCACGATTTTGCTGCCGGTGCTAGGGAAAGAGGCGTGAAAGTTATTATTGCCGCTGCCGGAGCGGCAGCTCATCTGGCAGGCGTAGTGGCCAGTTTCACTACTCTGCCGGTTATTGGTGTTCCCATTAACAGCACGTCGCTGGGCGGGATAGATGCTTTATTAAGTGTTGCTCAGATGCCTGCCGGTATTCCGGTGGCCACTATGGCTATAAACGGTGCCAAGAACGCAGCTTTGTTTGCTGCTCAAGTCTTAGCGCTGGAAAATCCGGCGCTGGCGGAAAAGTTAACTGCTCACCGTGAGGAAATGGCACGGGAAGTGGAAATGAAAGCAGCCAGACTGTTGGAAAAAATCGGTAAATAA
- the purC gene encoding phosphoribosylaminoimidazolesuccinocarboxamide synthase encodes MDKKPMYEGKAKQVYATDNPDQLLVYYKDDATAFNGEKRGTIGNKGILNNKISTFFFNLLTEKGIPNHFVKMVSDREMLVKTLKILSVEVVVRNIAAGSLAKRIGWEEGRKLPATVVELYYKNDDLGDPLINYYHIRALGLATNEQVLLMEQYALKVNEILSDFLKDKKIELIDFKLEFGLHNGELLLGDEISPDTCRFWDTETGQKLDKDRFRRDLGNVEEAYQEVLKRLTGQKQ; translated from the coding sequence ATGGACAAAAAACCTATGTATGAAGGAAAAGCCAAGCAAGTATATGCAACGGATAATCCCGATCAGTTATTAGTGTACTATAAGGATGACGCTACTGCGTTTAATGGTGAGAAACGCGGTACCATCGGCAATAAAGGTATTTTAAATAATAAGATCTCTACTTTCTTTTTTAACCTTTTGACCGAAAAAGGAATTCCCAATCATTTTGTCAAAATGGTCAGTGATAGGGAAATGCTGGTGAAAACCCTCAAGATTTTGTCGGTTGAAGTGGTTGTGCGTAATATTGCCGCCGGCAGCCTGGCCAAACGTATCGGCTGGGAAGAAGGACGAAAGCTGCCTGCTACCGTCGTTGAACTTTATTATAAAAATGATGATTTAGGTGATCCCCTTATCAACTATTATCATATCAGGGCTCTGGGTTTGGCAACTAATGAACAGGTCCTGCTTATGGAGCAATACGCCCTGAAGGTGAATGAAATACTTTCAGACTTTCTTAAAGACAAGAAGATCGAACTAATTGATTTCAAACTTGAGTTTGGATTGCATAACGGCGAACTGCTCCTGGGTGATGAAATCTCGCCTGATACCTGTCGCTTTTGGGATACGGAGACTGGCCAAAAATTAGACAAGGACCGGTTCCGTCGAGACTTGGGCAATGTGGAGGAAGCATATCAGGAAGTGTTAAAGCGGCTTACCGGGCAAAAACAATAG
- the purF gene encoding amidophosphoribosyltransferase, with translation MLYDALTDKFKEECGIFGIFSRCENVSMITYWGLYALQHRGQESAGIAVTDGCVMDIQRGMGLVPDVFKNGVPEMAAHIAIGHVRYSTTGSSLLRNTQPLLVNYSGGQISLAHNGNLTNAHEIRSGLEKEGCVFQTSIDSEVIVNLIARSGKPTVEEKVSDSLTGVHGAYCLVIMTENKLIGVRDPNGFRPLCIGKTGEGWVLASESCALDTVGARFIRDVEPGEMVTIDDTGLSSRHFAAAERRAGCVFEYIYFARPDSIIDGQSVYEARFNMGKTLARESGYKADIVISVPDSGTTAAVGFSRESGIPFAEGLMKNRYIGRTFIQPEQKKRDLGVRLKLNAVASVVKGKSVIMVDDSIVRGTTSGKIVRMLKDAGATKVHMCVSSPPIGYPCYYGIDTSVRKELIAASKLVDEIRRFIGADSLHYLSLEGLHASIPNISGKTLCNACFNCDYPARIPCAEQCSCNKYVFEPTQRH, from the coding sequence GTGCTTTACGACGCATTGACAGATAAATTTAAAGAAGAGTGCGGCATATTCGGCATATTTTCCCGTTGTGAAAATGTCTCCATGATAACCTACTGGGGTCTGTACGCTCTCCAGCATCGCGGTCAGGAAAGCGCAGGTATAGCTGTTACCGACGGGTGTGTTATGGATATTCAGCGGGGAATGGGGTTGGTGCCTGACGTATTCAAAAATGGCGTGCCGGAAATGGCTGCCCATATCGCCATCGGTCATGTCCGCTACTCGACTACCGGTTCCAGTTTGCTGCGGAATACACAGCCTCTTCTGGTAAATTATTCCGGGGGTCAAATCAGCCTGGCCCATAACGGCAATCTTACTAATGCTCATGAAATTCGCAGCGGACTGGAAAAGGAAGGCTGTGTTTTTCAGACTTCAATCGACAGTGAAGTTATCGTTAACCTGATTGCCCGTTCCGGCAAACCGACGGTAGAAGAAAAAGTCAGCGATAGTTTGACCGGAGTGCACGGAGCGTATTGTCTGGTAATCATGACCGAAAACAAGCTCATTGGTGTACGGGACCCTAACGGTTTTCGGCCTCTTTGCATTGGCAAGACCGGTGAAGGCTGGGTTCTGGCTTCTGAATCCTGTGCTTTGGATACAGTTGGGGCGCGGTTTATCCGGGATGTGGAACCGGGGGAGATGGTGACTATTGATGACACCGGCCTAAGTTCCCGGCATTTTGCGGCAGCTGAGCGCCGGGCGGGTTGTGTGTTTGAGTATATCTATTTTGCCCGGCCGGACAGTATTATTGATGGTCAAAGCGTCTACGAGGCCAGGTTCAATATGGGAAAAACTTTAGCCAGGGAAAGCGGCTACAAAGCCGATATCGTTATATCCGTTCCCGACTCAGGCACCACGGCGGCCGTTGGTTTCAGTCGTGAATCAGGTATTCCGTTTGCGGAGGGACTAATGAAAAACCGCTATATCGGCCGGACATTCATACAGCCGGAACAGAAAAAACGAGATTTAGGCGTTCGGCTTAAACTCAACGCCGTTGCTTCCGTCGTAAAGGGCAAATCGGTAATTATGGTGGATGATTCCATTGTCCGCGGCACTACCAGCGGCAAGATTGTGCGCATGCTCAAAGATGCGGGGGCAACCAAGGTTCACATGTGCGTAAGTTCACCACCCATCGGCTACCCTTGTTACTATGGCATCGATACATCTGTGCGCAAAGAGCTTATAGCTGCCTCGAAGCTAGTTGACGAAATTCGCCGATTTATTGGCGCAGATTCGCTTCACTACCTGTCATTGGAGGGTTTGCATGCTTCCATTCCCAACATCTCAGGGAAGACTTTATGCAATGCCTGTTTCAACTGTGACTATCCGGCAAGAATTCCCTGTGCGGAACAGTGCAGCTGTAACAAGTATGTATTTGAACCCACCCAGCGCCATTGA
- the purM gene encoding phosphoribosylformylglycinamidine cyclo-ligase codes for MNDNSDNNNSNEGNIELTYRDAGVNIDAGNRAVELIKRHVRSTYRPEVLGDIGGFGGLFSLNAGKYRQPVLVSGTDGVGTKLRLAFMMDKHDTIGQDAVAMCVNDILVQGAEPLFFLDYLAVGKLDPEKVAAIVSGVALGCRESGCALIGGETAEMAGFYPDGEYDIAGFAVGVVDKDSIITGETIRPGDVLIGLPSSGLHSNGFSLVRKICFEIKKMAVDVYIPEFGRTLGEELLEPTRLYPKVCLPLLERFEVKGMVHVTGGGFYDNIPRVLPDNCGVEVDAAAWPVPPVFKLVQQWGRVARPEMYRTFNMGIGMIFVVPAEQTDTILDYLSSRQEKAYIIGKVTTGDRQVVLK; via the coding sequence ATGAATGATAACAGTGATAACAATAATAGCAATGAGGGCAATATTGAATTGACCTACCGGGATGCCGGCGTTAATATAGACGCCGGGAACCGGGCGGTGGAACTGATAAAGCGGCACGTTCGCTCGACTTATCGTCCTGAGGTTCTGGGAGACATCGGCGGATTTGGCGGACTTTTTTCTTTAAACGCGGGAAAGTACCGTCAGCCTGTTCTGGTGAGCGGTACAGACGGCGTCGGTACTAAATTGCGGCTGGCTTTTATGATGGATAAGCATGATACTATCGGCCAGGATGCAGTAGCTATGTGCGTTAACGATATTCTGGTTCAAGGAGCCGAGCCACTCTTCTTTTTAGATTATCTGGCTGTCGGCAAACTGGACCCGGAAAAAGTCGCAGCCATTGTCAGCGGTGTTGCTTTAGGCTGCCGCGAGTCAGGCTGCGCTCTTATTGGCGGCGAAACAGCCGAGATGGCCGGTTTTTATCCGGATGGTGAGTATGATATTGCCGGCTTTGCCGTTGGCGTGGTGGACAAGGATAGTATCATTACCGGAGAAACGATTCGTCCGGGTGACGTGCTGATTGGACTGCCGTCCAGCGGTCTTCATTCCAATGGCTTTTCACTTGTCCGGAAAATATGCTTTGAGATTAAAAAAATGGCGGTAGATGTTTACATTCCCGAATTTGGCCGGACATTGGGCGAAGAGTTACTGGAACCCACCCGCCTCTATCCCAAGGTATGCCTACCGCTTCTGGAACGTTTCGAAGTCAAAGGTATGGTTCATGTCACAGGCGGCGGCTTTTATGACAACATACCCCGAGTGCTGCCGGACAATTGCGGTGTGGAAGTAGACGCGGCTGCATGGCCGGTTCCGCCCGTATTTAAACTTGTGCAGCAGTGGGGCCGTGTGGCCCGACCCGAGATGTACCGAACTTTTAACATGGGTATCGGCATGATTTTTGTTGTGCCCGCTGAGCAGACAGATACCATTTTGGACTATCTCTCCTCCCGCCAGGAAAAAGCCTATATAATCGGTAAAGTAACAACCGGTGACCGCCAAGTAGTACTCAAGTAA
- the purN gene encoding phosphoribosylglycinamide formyltransferase: protein MNRTVLGVLASGRGSNLQAILDAINAGRLAAKIGVVISDNPAANVLKRIVGLGIPAACIDRSRFSSRPEFESALAAELNLHHVELVVLAGFMRVLSQNFIELFPGRIMNIHPSLLPAFPGENAQEQAFRHGVKVSGCTVHFVDKGVDTGPIILQEAVPVLESDTVESLSERILHVEHILYPRAIGLYTAGRLRIEGSRVIILDK from the coding sequence GTGAATCGAACAGTCCTGGGAGTGCTGGCTTCCGGCCGGGGCAGCAACCTGCAGGCAATTCTCGACGCCATTAATGCCGGCCGGTTAGCGGCTAAAATAGGGGTGGTCATCAGCGACAATCCGGCAGCGAATGTATTAAAACGCATTGTCGGCCTGGGCATTCCGGCAGCTTGTATTGATCGCAGCCGTTTTTCCAGCAGGCCCGAGTTTGAAAGCGCCTTAGCGGCCGAGTTGAACTTGCATCATGTGGAGCTCGTAGTACTGGCCGGTTTTATGCGGGTACTAAGCCAGAATTTTATTGAATTGTTTCCGGGAAGGATTATGAATATCCACCCGTCGCTTTTGCCGGCTTTTCCCGGTGAAAATGCCCAGGAACAGGCGTTCCGGCACGGCGTAAAGGTATCAGGATGTACTGTGCATTTTGTTGACAAAGGTGTAGACACCGGACCCATCATCCTGCAAGAGGCTGTACCGGTACTGGAAAGCGATACAGTGGAGTCCTTGTCGGAGAGAATATTGCATGTAGAACATATTTTATACCCTCGTGCTATTGGTTTATATACGGCGGGCCGGCTTCGCATTGAGGGAAGCCGGGTTATTATCCTGGATAAGTAA
- the purH gene encoding bifunctional phosphoribosylaminoimidazolecarboxamide formyltransferase/IMP cyclohydrolase, protein MEIKRALLSVSDKTGIVELARALSGLGIEIISTGGTMKTIKEAGIPVTYVSEVTGFPEIMDGRVKTLNPFIHGGILARRDNPDHIAAMAKHGIRGIDMVVVNLYPFRQTIAKPDVTLNDAIENIDIGGPAMIRAAAKNFQYVTVVVNPSRYPDVLRQLEATGMISSDLRMGLAQEAFLHTAEYDAYIARYLGRQLGETEFPVNLQLAYEKIQDLRYGENPHQQAAFYRQKHFDGPGVATAKQLSGKELSFNNIVDVEAAYSIVAEFQQPAATIIKHTNPCGMGIGPTIAEAYAKAYAADPVSAFGGIVGLNRQVDRETAEKINEIFVEVVIAPAFSDEAVSVLTQKKNIRLLAAGLPQTGQAGKLDIKPVSGGILLQDADITTATQEEMQVVTKRRPTAAEWEQLLFAWKVVKHVKSNAIVIAGNSQTLGVGAGQMNRVGAAEIALAQAGDAAKGAVLASDAFFPFADTVEAAAQAGITAIIQPGGSLKDEDSITVANQYSITMVFTGVRHFKH, encoded by the coding sequence ATGGAGATTAAACGCGCGTTACTAAGCGTTTCCGATAAAACGGGTATTGTCGAACTGGCCCGGGCTTTATCGGGTTTGGGAATAGAAATTATTTCCACCGGCGGGACGATGAAGACCATTAAGGAAGCTGGTATTCCTGTTACATATGTAAGTGAAGTTACCGGCTTTCCCGAGATTATGGACGGGAGGGTAAAAACCTTAAATCCTTTCATTCATGGCGGGATTCTTGCCAGACGGGACAATCCTGATCATATAGCGGCGATGGCGAAACATGGCATCCGCGGGATTGACATGGTGGTTGTAAATTTATACCCGTTTCGGCAGACGATAGCCAAACCTGACGTTACTTTGAACGATGCCATTGAAAACATTGATATTGGCGGTCCGGCGATGATACGAGCAGCAGCAAAGAATTTTCAGTATGTCACCGTGGTTGTGAATCCTTCCCGTTACCCGGATGTTTTGCGGCAACTGGAAGCAACCGGCATGATCTCAAGCGATTTGCGCATGGGCTTGGCTCAGGAAGCTTTTTTACATACGGCCGAATATGATGCCTATATTGCCCGCTATCTTGGGCGGCAGCTTGGCGAAACCGAATTCCCGGTAAATCTCCAGCTGGCATATGAGAAGATACAGGATCTGCGCTACGGAGAAAATCCCCATCAACAGGCTGCATTTTACCGGCAAAAACATTTTGACGGACCGGGAGTGGCCACCGCCAAACAATTAAGCGGCAAGGAACTATCCTTTAACAATATTGTTGATGTGGAAGCCGCCTATTCCATTGTCGCGGAGTTCCAACAGCCGGCAGCTACCATTATCAAACATACCAATCCTTGCGGCATGGGAATTGGACCCACTATTGCCGAAGCCTACGCCAAAGCCTATGCAGCTGATCCTGTTTCCGCTTTTGGCGGCATTGTCGGGCTAAACCGGCAGGTAGACCGGGAAACGGCCGAGAAGATAAACGAGATATTTGTTGAAGTTGTTATTGCACCGGCGTTTAGCGATGAAGCAGTGTCGGTGCTGACTCAGAAAAAGAACATAAGGCTTTTGGCTGCCGGTTTACCTCAAACCGGCCAAGCCGGGAAGCTGGATATAAAACCTGTATCAGGCGGCATACTCCTGCAGGACGCGGATATAACAACTGCCACGCAGGAAGAAATGCAGGTTGTGACGAAACGTCGGCCAACGGCGGCGGAATGGGAACAGCTTCTCTTCGCCTGGAAAGTTGTGAAGCATGTGAAATCTAATGCCATTGTGATTGCCGGCAACAGTCAGACTTTGGGGGTAGGAGCCGGACAAATGAACCGGGTAGGGGCGGCGGAAATTGCTCTCGCACAGGCGGGAGATGCGGCCAAGGGAGCGGTATTGGCCTCAGACGCCTTTTTTCCCTTCGCCGATACCGTAGAGGCCGCGGCCCAAGCGGGTATTACCGCCATTATTCAGCCGGGAGGATCTTTAAAAGACGAAGATTCAATTACCGTTGCCAATCAGTATAGCATTACGATGGTATTCACCGGCGTACGGCATTTTAAACATTAA